One Microbacterium sp. No. 7 genomic window carries:
- a CDS encoding LLM class flavin-dependent oxidoreductase, producing the protein MTPPSLGIALRRGPVGQLVQQARSLHDAGLDTLWIADHITGFPVDAPVFEPFTALAALSGAVPGRQLGVAVTDAFRRNPAVLAQQAMTVQAMTGAPLLLGIGSGEAMNLAPYGIARERPLARLRDTVRALRALGTSSIDRPVTLDGEGVRLRDAYLQQPAGARPPQILLGTNGPRGKRLVGEIADGWLPIMLTPELLREDVAGIRRAAETAGRDPAGIRVVYHAYLAVADDRAAGLRMVAGGLTSVLLGFPHLAERLGAAVSRDFDWGLLEVTSDVARRIDDAAARIPDEVVRRVAVYGSPSECAETIAEYADAGATDIIFRTVNPLDELTDALRAVARAVRGASGGTRAEGPSREGRG; encoded by the coding sequence ATGACGCCACCGAGCCTGGGCATCGCCCTGCGGCGGGGCCCCGTCGGCCAGCTCGTGCAGCAGGCGCGGTCGCTGCACGACGCGGGCCTCGACACGCTGTGGATCGCCGACCACATCACCGGCTTCCCCGTGGACGCGCCGGTGTTCGAGCCGTTCACGGCGCTCGCGGCGCTGAGCGGCGCGGTGCCGGGCCGGCAGCTCGGCGTCGCCGTCACCGACGCCTTCCGGCGCAACCCCGCCGTGCTCGCCCAGCAGGCGATGACGGTGCAGGCGATGACCGGCGCCCCGCTGCTGCTGGGCATCGGCAGCGGCGAGGCGATGAACCTCGCTCCGTACGGCATCGCGCGCGAGCGCCCGCTCGCGCGGCTGCGCGACACCGTGCGGGCGCTGCGGGCGCTCGGCACGTCGTCGATCGACCGGCCCGTCACGCTCGACGGCGAGGGCGTGCGGCTGCGCGACGCCTACCTCCAGCAGCCCGCCGGCGCGCGTCCGCCGCAGATCCTCCTGGGCACGAACGGGCCGCGCGGAAAGCGCCTCGTCGGCGAGATCGCCGACGGCTGGCTGCCGATCATGCTCACGCCCGAGCTCCTGCGGGAGGACGTCGCCGGCATCCGCCGGGCGGCCGAGACGGCCGGACGCGACCCGGCTGGCATCCGGGTCGTCTATCACGCGTATCTGGCGGTCGCCGACGATCGCGCGGCGGGGCTGCGGATGGTCGCCGGCGGGCTCACGTCGGTGCTGCTCGGCTTTCCGCATCTCGCGGAGCGCCTGGGCGCCGCCGTCTCGCGCGACTTCGACTGGGGCTTGCTCGAGGTCACGTCCGACGTCGCGCGCCGCATCGACGACGCGGCGGCGCGGATCCCCGACGAGGTCGTGCGCCGCGTGGCCGTGTACGGCTCCCCCTCCGAGTGCGCGGAGACGATCGCGGAGTATGCCGATGCCGGGGCCACCGACATCATCTTCCGCACGGTGAACCCGCTCGACGAGCTCACCGACGCGCTGCGGGCCGTGGCCCGCGCCGTGCGCGGCGCCTCCGGCGGCACGCGTGCGGAGGGACCGAGTCGAGAGGGAAGAGGATGA
- the proC gene encoding pyrroline-5-carboxylate reductase has protein sequence MTLPAVAILGVGAMGGAILHGLVASGIEVQGGIRISDQWSERVAELSRADGVTGFDGAADPRANHRAAEGAGVVIVAVKPHQIRDLLTDIGDALAEDATVISIAAGVPTEVLEAHLPASVAVVRVMPNSPARVRAGVTGIAAGARAGERDLERARELFATIGEVLVVDEDRIDALTSISGSGPAYVFHFIEKFVEAARARGFSDADAKLLVEGTVRGAVDLLTATGEDPAVLRRQVTSPGGTTQAALEVLDAADLGTILDAATRAAVVRAAELAAG, from the coding sequence ATGACCCTTCCCGCGGTGGCCATTCTCGGTGTCGGCGCGATGGGCGGCGCCATCCTGCACGGGCTCGTCGCCTCGGGGATCGAGGTGCAGGGCGGCATCCGCATCTCCGACCAGTGGTCGGAGCGCGTCGCCGAGCTGAGCCGGGCCGACGGTGTCACGGGCTTCGACGGCGCCGCCGACCCGCGGGCCAACCATCGCGCCGCGGAGGGCGCGGGCGTCGTGATCGTCGCGGTCAAGCCGCACCAGATCCGCGACCTGCTCACCGACATCGGCGACGCGCTCGCCGAGGATGCCACGGTCATCTCCATCGCCGCGGGCGTGCCGACCGAGGTGCTCGAGGCGCACCTGCCGGCATCCGTCGCCGTCGTGCGGGTCATGCCCAACTCGCCGGCGCGCGTGCGCGCGGGAGTCACGGGCATCGCGGCGGGCGCCCGCGCGGGCGAGCGCGACCTCGAGCGCGCGCGGGAGCTGTTCGCGACGATCGGCGAGGTGCTCGTCGTCGACGAGGACCGCATCGACGCGCTCACCAGCATCTCCGGGTCGGGTCCGGCCTACGTCTTCCACTTCATCGAGAAGTTCGTCGAGGCGGCCCGCGCCCGCGGCTTCTCCGACGCTGACGCGAAGCTGCTCGTCGAGGGCACCGTGCGCGGCGCCGTCGACCTGCTCACCGCGACGGGCGAGGACCCCGCCGTGCTGCGCCGGCAGGTGACGAGCCCCGGCGGCACGACGCAGGCCGCGCTCGAAGTGCTCGACGCCGCCGACCTGGGCACGATCCTGGATGCCGCGACGCGCGCCGCCGTCGTGCGCGCGGCCGAGCTCGCCGCCGGCTGA
- a CDS encoding putative F420-0 ABC transporter permease subunit: MTLTRPRPASTAAPAPPPPPRRALTVPVAAVLVLALAASVAVAVAIGSADIAPGDVVATVWAHLTGSPGPLSATRDAIVWELRMPRVLTAAAVGGGLAVCGAVMQSLTRNPLADPYLLGLSSGASTGAVIVIVLGVALALPVAAFAGAFVALLLTLGLARAAGSVSSTAVILAGLAVSAVLSALTSLVIFWSATGDSYREILGWLLGMVAGATWADAGLAFAAVLLCGIPLLASSRLLDGLALGDSAALALGVPVGRLRLALFAVTALLTGVLVAVSGSIGFVGLILPHAVRAIVGLRHRAVLPVSFLAGATFLVWADTAARTLFDPRELPVGILTALIGGPLFAVILLRRRATMS, translated from the coding sequence ATGACGCTCACCCGCCCGCGCCCCGCGTCGACGGCCGCGCCCGCTCCTCCGCCACCGCCGCGACGCGCGCTCACGGTGCCCGTCGCGGCGGTGCTCGTGCTCGCGCTCGCGGCGTCGGTCGCCGTCGCCGTCGCGATCGGCTCGGCCGACATCGCGCCCGGCGACGTCGTCGCGACGGTGTGGGCGCACCTCACGGGATCGCCCGGCCCGCTGTCGGCCACGCGCGACGCGATCGTGTGGGAGCTGCGGATGCCGCGGGTGCTCACCGCCGCGGCCGTGGGCGGCGGGCTCGCGGTGTGCGGCGCCGTCATGCAGTCGCTCACGCGCAACCCGCTCGCCGACCCCTACCTGCTCGGGCTGTCGTCGGGCGCCTCCACGGGCGCCGTGATCGTCATCGTGCTGGGCGTGGCCCTCGCCCTGCCCGTCGCCGCCTTCGCGGGCGCCTTCGTGGCGCTGCTGCTCACGCTCGGCCTCGCCCGTGCCGCGGGCAGCGTGTCGTCGACGGCCGTCATCCTGGCGGGCCTCGCCGTGTCGGCGGTGCTGTCGGCGCTCACGAGCCTCGTCATCTTCTGGAGCGCGACGGGCGACAGCTACCGCGAGATCCTCGGCTGGCTGCTCGGCATGGTCGCGGGCGCGACGTGGGCCGACGCGGGCCTCGCGTTCGCGGCGGTGCTGCTCTGCGGCATCCCGCTGCTCGCGTCGTCGCGCCTGCTCGACGGGCTCGCGCTCGGCGACTCGGCCGCCCTCGCGCTCGGCGTGCCCGTCGGCCGCCTGCGCCTGGCGCTGTTCGCCGTGACCGCGCTGCTGACGGGCGTGCTCGTCGCGGTGAGCGGGTCGATCGGCTTCGTCGGCCTCATCCTGCCGCACGCGGTGCGGGCGATCGTGGGCCTGCGCCACCGCGCCGTGCTGCCCGTGTCGTTCCTCGCGGGCGCGACGTTCCTCGTGTGGGCCGACACGGCCGCGCGCACGCTGTTCGACCCGCGCGAGCTGCCCGTCGGCATCCTCACCGCCCTCATCGGCGGCCCCCTGTTCGCCGTGATCCTGCTGCGCCGCCGGGCGACGATGTCATGA
- the rraA gene encoding ribonuclease E activity regulator RraA, whose product MTIATADLYDDRGDELDSVSLQFQDIGGNTAFDGTIRTVRCFRDNALVKATLATPGEGAVLVVDGGGSLESALVGDLIAASAVENGWAGIIVNGAIRDREAIGGLPLGVKALGSNPRKSAKDGVGDVDVVVEIAGVLFVPGKRVWADSDGILVER is encoded by the coding sequence ATGACGATCGCGACAGCAGACCTCTACGACGACCGCGGCGACGAGCTCGACTCCGTGTCGCTGCAGTTCCAGGACATCGGCGGCAACACCGCCTTCGACGGCACGATCCGCACCGTGCGGTGCTTCCGCGACAACGCGCTGGTCAAGGCGACGCTCGCGACGCCCGGCGAGGGCGCGGTGCTCGTCGTCGACGGGGGCGGCTCGCTCGAGTCGGCGCTCGTCGGTGACCTCATCGCGGCGTCGGCGGTCGAGAACGGCTGGGCGGGCATCATCGTCAACGGCGCGATCCGCGACCGCGAGGCGATCGGCGGCCTGCCGCTCGGCGTCAAGGCCCTCGGCTCCAACCCGCGCAAGAGCGCGAAGGACGGCGTGGGCGACGTCGACGTCGTGGTCGAGATCGCGGGCGTGCTCTTCGTCCCCGGCAAGCGGGTGTGGGCCGACAGCGACGGCATCCTCGTCGAGAGGTGA
- a CDS encoding ABC transporter ATP-binding protein codes for MSTADAGGGVNAADAGGANDLRAERLRIARGGRMLVDGVDVTATGGTVTAIVGPNGAGKSTLLRLIAGILAADDGAIAIGDTDLAALGRRARARRIALLEQEWVAADGLRVREVVRLGRLPHQPLLGGESSADDAIVADSLHRAGATALADRDLAGLSGGERQRVNLARALAQQPDVLLCDEPTNHLDLRAQLDTLRLLRAVAHAGTTVVATLHDLNHAASVADRVIVVAHGAVRHAGAPADVLTADVVAHVWDVPVEVLPHADGRPLIVLGRA; via the coding sequence ATGAGCACGGCGGATGCCGGTGGCGGTGTGAACGCGGCGGATGCCGGCGGCGCGAACGACCTGCGCGCCGAGCGGCTGCGCATCGCACGCGGCGGGCGGATGCTCGTCGACGGCGTCGACGTCACCGCGACCGGCGGCACGGTGACCGCGATCGTCGGCCCGAACGGGGCGGGCAAGAGCACGCTGCTGCGGCTCATCGCGGGCATCCTCGCGGCCGACGACGGCGCGATCGCGATCGGCGACACCGACCTCGCGGCGCTCGGCCGACGCGCCCGCGCGCGCCGCATCGCCCTGCTCGAGCAGGAATGGGTCGCCGCCGACGGCCTGCGCGTGCGCGAGGTCGTGCGCCTCGGCCGCCTGCCGCACCAGCCGCTGCTGGGCGGCGAGTCGTCGGCCGACGACGCGATCGTCGCCGACAGCCTGCACCGCGCGGGCGCGACGGCGCTGGCCGACCGCGACCTGGCGGGCCTCTCGGGCGGCGAGCGCCAGCGCGTGAACCTCGCGCGCGCCCTCGCACAGCAGCCCGACGTGCTGCTGTGCGACGAGCCGACGAACCACCTCGACCTGCGCGCCCAGCTCGACACCCTCCGGCTGCTGCGCGCCGTCGCACACGCCGGCACGACGGTCGTCGCGACCCTGCACGACCTCAACCACGCGGCCTCGGTCGCCGACCGCGTCATCGTCGTCGCGCACGGCGCCGTGCGCCACGCGGGCGCCCCCGCCGACGTCCTCACAGCCGACGTCGTCGCGCACGTGTGGGACGTTCCCGTCGAGGTGCTCCCGCACGCCGACGGGCGCCCCCTCATCGTGCTCGGCCGCGCCTGA
- a CDS encoding putative F420-0 ABC transporter substrate-binding protein has protein sequence MSRTRTVLAAPALTALALAAVLTGCGSAGPDAGAASPAGTASSAGTTGSAAPAAPVELDNCGTTVTVPASPPERIVAIKSSSLELLLALGAGDRIVGSAFLDGPVPADLEHAAAGIPVISDKLPSQEAVLDLEPDLVFAGWESNFSADGAGERATLHGLDVTTYVSPAACKAPGYMPNPLTFDDVFASFAEAGLLVGAEDAAAALAEEQRALLDGLAADPRGLTAVWYSSGRDQPYVGAGIGAPAMIMEAAGLTNLFGDVEDTWTSTSWEEVADRDPSVLVLVDSAWNSAASKIELLRENPVTATLPAVIEERFVIVDFPASEAGIRNVDAVATIIGQLGGL, from the coding sequence ATGTCGCGAACCCGCACCGTCCTTGCGGCCCCCGCCCTGACCGCCCTCGCGCTCGCCGCCGTCCTCACCGGATGCGGCTCGGCCGGCCCCGACGCCGGTGCGGCATCGCCCGCCGGCACGGCGTCGTCCGCCGGCACGACCGGGAGCGCGGCGCCGGCCGCGCCCGTCGAGCTCGACAACTGCGGCACGACCGTCACGGTGCCCGCCTCGCCGCCCGAGCGCATCGTCGCGATCAAGTCGTCGTCGCTCGAGCTGCTGCTCGCCCTCGGCGCGGGCGACCGCATCGTCGGCAGCGCCTTCCTCGACGGGCCCGTGCCCGCCGACCTGGAGCACGCCGCGGCGGGCATCCCGGTCATCTCCGACAAGCTCCCGTCGCAGGAGGCCGTGCTCGACCTCGAGCCCGACCTGGTGTTCGCCGGCTGGGAGTCGAACTTCTCCGCCGACGGCGCCGGCGAGCGCGCGACGCTGCACGGCCTCGACGTCACGACCTACGTGTCGCCGGCGGCGTGCAAGGCACCGGGATACATGCCGAACCCGCTCACCTTCGACGACGTCTTCGCCTCGTTCGCCGAGGCGGGCCTCCTCGTCGGCGCGGAGGACGCCGCGGCCGCGCTCGCCGAGGAGCAGCGCGCGCTGCTCGACGGGCTCGCCGCCGACCCGCGCGGGCTGACGGCCGTGTGGTACTCGTCGGGCCGCGACCAGCCCTATGTCGGCGCCGGCATCGGCGCCCCCGCGATGATCATGGAGGCCGCCGGCCTGACGAACCTCTTCGGCGACGTCGAGGACACCTGGACGTCGACGTCGTGGGAGGAGGTCGCCGACCGCGACCCCTCGGTGCTCGTGCTCGTCGACTCGGCGTGGAACTCCGCCGCGTCGAAGATCGAGCTGCTCCGGGAGAACCCCGTCACCGCGACGCTGCCCGCCGTCATCGAGGAACGCTTCGTGATCGTCGACTTCCCCGCCAGCGAGGCCGGCATCCGCAACGTCGACGCCGTCGCCACGATCATCGGCCAGCTCGGAGGGCTATGA
- a CDS encoding nitroreductase family protein yields the protein MSPILDRTAVTDAPILDVLAERWSTRIFDPVTPVDEAALASALEAARWAPSANNSQPWRFVVARRGSDAHRTIVETLIGFNQSWAADAAALVVFATTTAVDGKPLTWAAYDAGQAAAFFTVQAHAAGLHTHQMGGFDREAIGAAFGFGEGIAAVTVMAVGALGDVAAASDALRERELTPRTRRPVAESVLLDA from the coding sequence ATGAGCCCCATCCTCGACCGCACGGCCGTCACCGACGCGCCGATCCTCGATGTCCTCGCCGAGCGCTGGAGCACTCGGATCTTCGACCCCGTCACGCCCGTCGACGAGGCCGCGCTCGCGAGCGCGCTGGAGGCCGCGCGCTGGGCGCCCTCGGCCAACAACTCGCAGCCGTGGCGGTTCGTCGTGGCGCGACGCGGCAGCGACGCGCACCGCACGATCGTCGAGACCCTCATCGGCTTCAACCAGTCGTGGGCCGCCGACGCGGCCGCGCTGGTCGTGTTCGCGACGACGACCGCGGTCGACGGCAAGCCCCTCACCTGGGCCGCCTACGACGCGGGCCAGGCGGCCGCGTTCTTCACCGTGCAGGCGCACGCCGCGGGGCTGCACACCCACCAGATGGGCGGGTTCGACCGCGAGGCGATCGGCGCCGCCTTCGGCTTCGGCGAGGGGATCGCGGCCGTGACCGTGATGGCCGTCGGCGCCCTGGGCGACGTGGCCGCGGCATCCGACGCGCTGCGCGAGCGGGAGCTCACCCCGCGCACCCGACGCCCCGTCGCGGAGTCGGTGCTGCTCGACGCGTAG
- a CDS encoding NADPH-dependent FMN reductase, whose amino-acid sequence MTARTIGYIVGSISSTSINRRLATALARLAPEGTTLVEIPIKDLPFYSPDLDGDFPQVARDFKQAIADVDGVIIVTPEYSRSIPGVLKNALDWSARPYGQASFDGKPTAVIGTSGGGIATAAAQQHLKAILSHYNAPTLGQPEGYIQSLPGLFTDEGEVTNPETAAFLRAYLDAFVALIDRYATVSAAA is encoded by the coding sequence ATGACCGCACGCACCATCGGATACATCGTCGGCAGCATCTCGTCGACCTCGATCAACCGCCGCCTCGCGACGGCGCTCGCGCGTCTCGCCCCCGAGGGCACGACGCTCGTCGAGATCCCCATCAAGGACCTGCCGTTCTACTCACCCGACCTCGACGGCGACTTCCCCCAGGTCGCCCGCGACTTCAAGCAGGCGATCGCCGACGTCGACGGCGTCATCATCGTGACGCCCGAGTACAGCCGCTCGATCCCCGGCGTGCTCAAGAACGCCCTCGACTGGTCGGCCCGCCCCTACGGCCAGGCCTCGTTCGACGGCAAGCCGACCGCTGTCATCGGCACCTCGGGCGGCGGCATCGCGACGGCCGCGGCGCAGCAGCACCTCAAGGCCATCCTGAGCCACTACAACGCGCCGACACTCGGCCAGCCCGAGGGCTACATCCAGTCGCTGCCCGGCCTGTTCACCGACGAGGGCGAGGTCACGAACCCCGAGACCGCCGCCTTCCTCCGCGCGTACCTCGACGCGTTCGTCGCCCTCATCGACCGCTACGCGACGGTGTCCGCCGCGGCCTGA